A stretch of Mucilaginibacter terrae DNA encodes these proteins:
- a CDS encoding NADH-quinone oxidoreductase subunit B — MTQGMNEEGGVVVTKLNDLMNWARLSSVWPLSFGIACCAIEMMGMYASTYDVDRLGVFPRPSARQADVIIIAGTVTFKMAERIKRLYEQMPEPRYVISMGSCSNCGGPYWQHGYHVVKGVDRVIPVDVYVQGCPPRPEALIGAIIELQKKIEQESLISF, encoded by the coding sequence ATGACCCAGGGAATGAATGAAGAAGGCGGCGTAGTTGTAACCAAGTTAAACGATTTGATGAACTGGGCACGGCTATCATCTGTATGGCCTTTAAGTTTTGGCATTGCCTGTTGTGCTATTGAAATGATGGGCATGTATGCATCAACCTATGATGTTGACCGCCTGGGCGTATTCCCGCGCCCTTCGGCCCGCCAGGCAGATGTGATTATTATTGCCGGCACTGTTACTTTTAAAATGGCCGAACGCATTAAACGCCTGTACGAACAAATGCCCGAGCCGCGTTATGTTATCTCGATGGGATCATGCTCAAATTGTGGTGGCCCATACTGGCAACATGGCTATCATGTGGTAAAAGGTGTTGACCGAGTGATACCGGTTGATGTGTATGTGCAAGGCTGTCCTCCTCGTCCTGAGGCACTTATCGGGGCAATTATTGAACTTCAAAAGAAAATCGAGCAAGAAAGCTTAATTTCCTTTTGA
- a CDS encoding glycosyltransferase family 87 protein, translated as MNLRLSKPSAYKIVSGLYFLVATFSWFFKYFNNRYNNYSIFKYVFYHTVQQKNLYNYYPAEYGDCNHYGVLFSVIIAPFALLPDGWGFFFFSLLNAALIVWAIRLFPLANKHKMFIMLFSVMEFANAAHYIQFNAVITAIIIFSFLLVEDEKEEWATLFIVLGTLIKLYPIVGLTFFLFSKHKLKFVLWGIFWLAVFFAAPMLITSKQFVIQSYFDWYESLHAKNLENLGLESSQDISVMGTVRHLTRNINIPNWPFLLFGVLAFGIPLLRFGQYQFIRFRYQVLASALLLIVLFSTGSEHPTYIIAVVGATLWIFMQEKPFTRTNIVLLVLLVLITGLGPTDAFPKYIRHEFINKYVMKAWPCIAVWLMITYELIFKDFSNSGALHKADAHEAIKESAPSIA; from the coding sequence ATGAACTTGAGATTATCTAAGCCTTCCGCATATAAAATAGTAAGTGGCCTATATTTTTTGGTAGCTACATTTAGCTGGTTTTTTAAATATTTTAACAACCGTTACAACAACTATTCTATCTTTAAGTACGTATTTTATCATACCGTACAGCAAAAAAACCTCTACAACTATTACCCTGCCGAGTACGGCGATTGTAACCATTATGGCGTACTTTTTAGCGTAATAATTGCACCGTTTGCACTACTGCCCGATGGTTGGGGCTTTTTCTTTTTCAGCTTACTAAATGCTGCACTCATTGTTTGGGCTATTCGCCTGTTTCCTTTAGCCAATAAGCATAAAATGTTTATTATGCTGTTTAGTGTAATGGAGTTTGCCAATGCCGCGCATTACATACAGTTTAACGCGGTAATTACGGCTATCATAATTTTTAGCTTTTTGCTGGTTGAAGATGAAAAAGAAGAGTGGGCAACTTTATTTATAGTTTTAGGTACGCTTATTAAACTATACCCAATTGTTGGTTTAACCTTCTTTTTGTTCTCTAAACATAAGCTCAAATTTGTGCTGTGGGGAATATTCTGGCTTGCAGTCTTCTTTGCGGCTCCTATGCTTATTACCAGTAAGCAATTCGTTATTCAATCCTACTTCGATTGGTATGAATCTCTCCATGCTAAGAATCTCGAAAACTTAGGCTTAGAAAGCTCCCAAGATATATCAGTTATGGGAACTGTTCGCCATTTAACCCGTAATATTAACATCCCTAACTGGCCGTTTTTGTTGTTTGGTGTATTGGCTTTTGGTATCCCGTTATTACGTTTTGGGCAATATCAATTTATACGTTTCAGGTATCAGGTTCTGGCTTCGGCATTATTACTTATTGTACTATTCAGTACAGGTTCTGAGCATCCAACTTATATTATTGCCGTAGTGGGTGCTACCTTGTGGATTTTTATGCAAGAGAAACCTTTTACCCGTACCAATATTGTATTGTTGGTATTGTTGGTGTTAATTACCGGTTTAGGCCCAACTGATGCATTCCCCAAATACATCAGGCATGAGTTTATTAATAAGTATGTAATGAAAGCATGGCCATGTATTGCAGTATGGCTGATGATCACTTATGAGCTGATATTTAAAGATTTCTCAAACAGCGGCGCATTACATAAGGCAGATGCTCATGAAGCAATTAAAGAATCAGCACCATCAATAGCCTGA
- a CDS encoding NAD(P)/FAD-dependent oxidoreductase, giving the protein MCANLTKQSNFDAIIIGGGACGLMCAVQAGFLGKRTLMLERNDRVGAKILISGGGRCNYTNLHTTAQQFISANPHFSKSALSQWTVDDTINFFETYGITGQEKTLGQLFPTTNKAKDIVEVFTNLCADLDQTIWLETEVKAVEQAQGGFVITYERYGKTQQITSPNVVMASGGLPVQKLGASDFGLRIARQFGLNVVKTVPALVPLTITGKDQSWYEQLSGNSIFCRVWNERISFEENILFTHWGLSGPAILQISSYWQAGEVFYMDMLPQQNITDLITAERATNPKKLLLNLLAGLYTRKFAEALSSMLPVQKNLASLSKADLELMEQLIHEFKVKPAGDKGYDKAEVMRGGVDTDELSSKTLEAKKVPGLYFGGECVDVTGWLGGYNFQWAWASGFVIAQQF; this is encoded by the coding sequence ATGTGTGCAAATCTAACAAAACAATCAAATTTTGATGCTATAATTATTGGCGGTGGTGCCTGTGGGCTCATGTGTGCCGTGCAAGCCGGATTTTTAGGCAAGCGTACCCTCATGCTGGAGCGTAATGATAGGGTGGGTGCTAAAATACTCATTAGCGGGGGCGGGCGTTGTAACTACACCAACCTGCATACCACGGCGCAACAGTTCATCTCGGCCAATCCGCATTTTAGCAAATCGGCCTTGTCACAGTGGACGGTAGACGATACCATCAACTTTTTTGAAACCTATGGCATCACGGGGCAGGAAAAAACGCTTGGTCAGTTGTTCCCTACCACCAACAAAGCCAAAGACATTGTGGAGGTATTTACCAACCTGTGTGCCGATTTAGATCAAACCATATGGTTGGAGACCGAAGTGAAAGCCGTTGAGCAAGCCCAAGGCGGTTTTGTAATAACCTACGAGCGGTATGGCAAAACCCAGCAAATAACTTCACCCAACGTGGTAATGGCCTCTGGCGGGTTGCCTGTACAAAAATTGGGGGCCAGTGATTTTGGCTTGCGTATAGCGCGCCAGTTTGGGTTAAACGTGGTTAAAACCGTACCCGCGCTGGTGCCTTTAACTATTACTGGTAAAGATCAGTCGTGGTATGAGCAGCTATCGGGTAATAGTATTTTTTGTCGTGTTTGGAACGAGAGGATCAGCTTTGAAGAGAACATCCTGTTTACCCATTGGGGACTTAGCGGACCGGCCATTTTGCAAATTTCATCATACTGGCAGGCAGGAGAGGTGTTTTATATGGATATGCTGCCCCAGCAAAACATTACCGACCTGATAACAGCCGAGCGCGCTACCAATCCTAAAAAATTATTGCTCAACTTACTTGCAGGTCTTTACACCCGTAAATTTGCCGAAGCTTTAAGCAGCATGCTGCCTGTTCAAAAAAATCTTGCCTCGTTAAGTAAAGCTGATCTGGAATTGATGGAGCAGTTAATTCATGAGTTTAAAGTGAAACCAGCGGGCGACAAAGGTTATGATAAAGCCGAGGTAATGCGCGGCGGCGTTGACACGGACGAATTATCATCTAAAACCCTGGAAGCTAAAAAAGTACCCGGCTTATATTTTGGCGGTGAGTGTGTTGATGTTACCGGTTGGTTAGGCGGTTATAACTTTCAGTGGGCCTGGGCTTCGGGCTTTGTAATTGCGCAACAATTCTAA
- a CDS encoding DUF4932 domain-containing protein: protein MKLFYKAPLIGTVMLGAVTLATGCKSYNDVTAHYSSKHIKANKNQIRAQIPEVTELGYIVLALTDAGKNYVNTNSPYYDEVVKHFAAFKNHKAVETLNEDLKESPETFTHFRNGLFAFMINKQNRIVVKTDYRIDLNRVDFRRYTAALNDFMEDSKFREFYAAHKSFYSKMEAAQSQSLSMTSAWSTVGKNKNYTKPFQSYQVIMSPLMKGESSTLAISGRGFSECLIFAESTDKALASASDIKVAANSIND, encoded by the coding sequence ATGAAACTATTTTACAAAGCCCCTTTGATTGGAACTGTGATGCTGGGTGCAGTAACATTAGCTACCGGCTGCAAAAGTTATAATGATGTAACAGCTCATTATAGCTCAAAACACATTAAAGCCAACAAAAATCAAATTAGAGCCCAAATTCCGGAAGTAACTGAATTGGGGTACATTGTACTTGCTTTAACTGATGCAGGTAAAAATTACGTAAATACAAACAGCCCCTATTACGATGAAGTGGTGAAGCACTTTGCCGCATTTAAAAACCACAAGGCTGTTGAAACACTTAATGAAGATTTAAAAGAAAGCCCGGAAACATTTACCCATTTCCGTAACGGATTATTTGCTTTCATGATTAACAAGCAAAACCGCATTGTGGTAAAAACCGATTACCGTATCGATTTAAACCGCGTTGATTTCAGACGCTATACTGCCGCCCTTAACGACTTTATGGAAGATTCAAAATTCCGTGAGTTTTACGCCGCCCACAAAAGTTTTTACAGCAAAATGGAAGCCGCCCAAAGCCAAAGCCTGAGCATGACATCGGCTTGGAGCACCGTGGGTAAAAACAAGAATTATACTAAGCCATTTCAAAGCTACCAGGTTATCATGTCCCCTTTAATGAAAGGCGAATCGAGCACACTGGCTATCAGTGGTCGCGGTTTCAGCGAATGCTTGATCTTTGCCGAATCAACCGATAAAGCTTTAGCTTCGGCATCAGATATTAAAGTAGCTGCTAACTCTATTAACGACTAA
- a CDS encoding DNA topoisomerase IB — MNRLLKKLEKIGRDPKITAKAAGLRYVSDTSPGYSRKPSGKGFSYIDANGKPVKDKELIQRFNKLVIPPAYTSVWISPHENSHLQFTGTDAAGRKQYRYHADWNKIRNQSKYHRLQAFAAHLPAIRKRVDEDLQRRNLDHDKVLALVVRLMELTSIRIGNESYKKLYGSYGLTTMMNKHVKIDGTKINFEFKGKKGVYHKIALQSRKLSKLVKQCRDLPGKELFQYFDDDGKRCTIDSGDVNDYLKQITGEDFTAKDFRTWAGSVSALYAFKEAGEFENQTQCKKNIISVLDNVALTLGNTRTVCKKYYVHPTVIKSYEEGTLFKYIEDLDEDKDITASELNTAEKALLNILEHEKLAEAS; from the coding sequence ATGAACCGCCTCCTTAAAAAACTCGAAAAAATTGGCCGCGATCCTAAAATTACCGCTAAAGCCGCAGGGTTAAGATATGTATCTGATACATCTCCTGGTTACTCGCGTAAGCCATCGGGTAAGGGTTTCAGTTATATTGATGCTAATGGCAAGCCGGTTAAAGATAAAGAGCTGATACAGCGTTTCAATAAATTGGTTATACCGCCGGCCTACACCAGCGTATGGATATCGCCGCATGAAAACAGTCACCTGCAGTTTACCGGTACAGATGCTGCGGGGCGCAAGCAATACCGCTATCACGCCGATTGGAACAAGATACGCAATCAATCCAAATATCACCGTTTGCAGGCATTTGCTGCACACTTGCCAGCTATACGCAAACGCGTTGATGAAGACCTGCAACGCCGTAACCTCGATCATGATAAGGTGTTGGCACTGGTGGTGCGTTTAATGGAATTGACCAGCATCCGTATAGGTAATGAATCGTACAAAAAACTGTATGGCTCGTACGGTTTAACCACCATGATGAACAAGCATGTAAAGATCGACGGGACTAAAATAAACTTCGAGTTTAAAGGTAAAAAAGGGGTTTATCATAAAATTGCTTTGCAAAGCAGGAAACTCTCTAAACTGGTAAAGCAATGCCGCGATTTACCGGGCAAAGAACTGTTTCAGTACTTTGATGATGATGGAAAACGCTGCACCATTGACTCGGGCGATGTGAACGATTATCTTAAACAAATTACCGGCGAAGATTTTACGGCCAAAGATTTTCGAACCTGGGCGGGCAGTGTAAGTGCCTTATACGCATTTAAAGAGGCAGGCGAGTTTGAAAACCAAACCCAGTGCAAAAAGAATATTATTAGCGTGTTAGATAACGTAGCCTTAACGCTGGGCAATACCCGTACGGTTTGTAAAAAGTATTATGTGCATCCTACTGTAATTAAAAGCTACGAAGAGGGTACGCTTTTTAAGTACATCGAAGATTTGGATGAGGATAAAGATATAACCGCTTCCGAGCTGAATACTGCCGAGAAAGCGCTGCTCAATATCCTCGAACACGAAAAGCTGGCGGAGGCCAGCTGA
- a CDS encoding TonB-dependent receptor plug domain-containing protein, translating into MPVLIIYLLKVNAALLLFCLGYYGVLRKLTFYTLNRVYLVTAIIFSTLYPVVNIDTLLQRHEKLSAPLKPLQTVVIDFSDRVVHITQPTAQTNYWQWIVMVFWIGVVVMACRLAAQFWSLLRIYKRSEPAQIYNQPVRIIKEDANPFSFWQSIYINPKHHAEGELRSIIAHEQIHVKQWHTLDILLAEITLVFYWFNPGVWLMKKAVAENLEFITDRKILQQGIDAKSYQYSLLYASLNTSPNAMVNHFNISTIKKRIMMMNSKRSSRFGLARYGFVAPIMIALLLVFGTSKAALIKKTINQVQTATGAAIKDLVSDNLASTKAESNESYAVQAKKPAEQINLQKADISSSNTLNLIDTPKIKISVKSALNDSVLYVVDGVPLKGINPLSRINPNEIESVDIFKDSTGVKLYGEAGRKGLIIVSLKNTDSEAKRQLNQKLIDLGTTNKNKAFVNEVIIRGRPDTNLKPTGYYTPAGSDTKVPVYGNESTILALAGSAHKSSPAVSKLVKERDSLDRAIQAKIHDEVATAREKGVKEVTVIGYGTKSTGLKIIGTQLAGKEPLWVVDGKSQLLSPINDINPNTIESITVLKDASAVALYGQQAANGVIVITTKKAVKNTPKKN; encoded by the coding sequence ATGCCGGTTTTAATCATATACCTGCTTAAAGTAAATGCCGCCCTGCTGTTATTTTGCCTTGGCTATTACGGCGTACTGCGCAAACTTACTTTTTATACGCTAAACCGCGTGTACCTGGTAACGGCCATTATATTTTCGACCCTGTATCCGGTGGTGAATATTGACACCCTGCTGCAACGCCACGAAAAGCTATCAGCACCATTAAAGCCCCTGCAAACAGTAGTAATTGATTTTAGCGACCGTGTTGTGCACATTACCCAACCCACTGCCCAAACCAACTACTGGCAATGGATAGTAATGGTATTTTGGATAGGTGTTGTGGTGATGGCTTGCAGGCTGGCAGCACAGTTTTGGTCGCTGTTAAGAATATATAAACGATCTGAACCTGCACAAATCTATAATCAACCGGTGCGTATTATTAAAGAAGATGCCAACCCGTTTTCATTTTGGCAAAGTATTTATATAAACCCCAAGCACCATGCCGAGGGCGAACTACGCTCTATTATTGCCCACGAGCAAATACATGTTAAACAATGGCATACATTGGATATTTTACTGGCCGAGATAACCCTCGTGTTTTACTGGTTTAACCCGGGTGTGTGGCTCATGAAAAAGGCCGTAGCCGAAAACCTGGAGTTTATAACCGACCGCAAAATACTTCAGCAAGGCATTGATGCCAAAAGTTACCAGTACAGTTTACTATATGCCAGCCTAAACACATCGCCCAATGCCATGGTGAACCACTTTAATATATCAACCATTAAAAAACGTATTATGATGATGAATTCAAAAAGATCTTCGAGGTTTGGCCTTGCCCGTTATGGGTTTGTTGCTCCTATTATGATTGCCCTGTTATTGGTTTTTGGAACAAGTAAGGCAGCCCTCATCAAAAAAACGATAAATCAAGTACAAACAGCTACCGGTGCGGCCATTAAAGATTTGGTATCTGATAATTTGGCCTCAACAAAAGCTGAGTCTAATGAAAGCTATGCGGTACAGGCTAAAAAACCTGCTGAGCAAATAAATCTGCAAAAAGCAGATATCAGCAGTTCAAACACACTAAATTTAATTGATACACCTAAAATAAAAATATCAGTTAAATCCGCATTAAATGACTCGGTACTGTACGTAGTTGATGGGGTACCCTTAAAAGGAATTAATCCCCTTAGCCGCATAAATCCTAATGAGATAGAAAGTGTAGACATTTTTAAAGATTCAACAGGGGTAAAACTATACGGAGAGGCGGGAAGAAAAGGACTTATAATTGTTAGTTTAAAAAATACCGACAGTGAGGCTAAGAGACAGTTAAATCAAAAACTTATCGACCTTGGTACTACTAATAAAAACAAGGCGTTTGTAAACGAAGTAATTATACGAGGCAGGCCAGATACAAACCTAAAACCAACAGGTTATTATACCCCTGCAGGATCAGACACGAAAGTTCCGGTGTATGGTAATGAAAGTACTATACTTGCCTTGGCTGGCTCGGCCCATAAAAGCTCTCCTGCTGTAAGCAAACTTGTAAAAGAACGAGACAGTTTGGACCGGGCAATTCAGGCTAAAATACATGATGAGGTTGCCACCGCCAGGGAAAAAGGTGTTAAAGAAGTTACTGTTATTGGTTATGGTACAAAAAGCACTGGTTTAAAAATAATAGGCACTCAATTAGCGGGCAAAGAACCTTTATGGGTGGTTGATGGAAAATCGCAGTTATTATCCCCTATTAATGACATAAACCCAAATACGATAGAAAGCATAACCGTACTTAAAGATGCATCGGCTGTTGCTTTATATGGCCAGCAGGCCGCTAATGGCGTAATTGTGATTACCACCAAAAAGGCAGTTAAAAATACCCCTAAGAAAAACTGA
- a CDS encoding NADH-quinone oxidoreductase subunit A encodes MNEVSQISEFGKIFIFLIVGFVLVSMTLFLNKLLRPHNPNAEKLTSYECGEEPIGSAWIPFNTRFYVIAIIFLLFDVEMVFIFPWATVYANADLIAIDKRWGIFTLIEMFVFAGILILGLVYVWRKGDLEWIKPNPEVPVSNVNIPKSVYDTLNLQQAAFKHKEFKLEHEPSIVAVPSTTATANATVTPNTARKPMFKPTFKKQANDPGNE; translated from the coding sequence ATGAACGAGGTTTCGCAAATATCGGAATTTGGAAAGATATTTATCTTCCTTATTGTTGGGTTTGTTTTGGTGAGCATGACCTTGTTTTTGAACAAGTTACTTCGTCCACATAACCCTAACGCCGAAAAACTAACTTCGTACGAATGCGGCGAAGAACCCATAGGCAGTGCCTGGATACCGTTTAACACCCGCTTTTACGTAATAGCTATTATATTTTTGCTGTTTGATGTAGAAATGGTATTCATATTTCCGTGGGCTACGGTTTATGCCAATGCCGATCTAATTGCTATTGACAAACGCTGGGGCATATTTACACTCATTGAAATGTTTGTATTTGCCGGTATATTGATATTAGGACTTGTTTACGTATGGCGCAAAGGTGATTTGGAATGGATAAAACCTAACCCCGAAGTACCGGTTAGCAATGTTAATATACCAAAATCGGTTTACGATACACTAAACCTGCAACAGGCAGCGTTTAAACACAAAGAATTTAAACTTGAACATGAGCCCTCAATTGTAGCAGTCCCTTCAACAACTGCTACCGCTAACGCCACTGTCACTCCAAATACGGCCCGTAAGCCCATGTTTAAACCCACTTTTAAAAAGCAGGCTAATGACCCAGGGAATGAATGA
- a CDS encoding isocitrate/isopropylmalate family dehydrogenase, whose product MKTRIAVAKGDGIGPEIMEAVLNIFEANEVPLEYEFVEMGKSYFDAGHSTGMTEAAKATIENLGILFKGPMETPKGKGVKSINVTARKVWNTYANQRDFRTLNGVQTVFSKAGIQINMTIIRENIEDTYGGIEHMITNDVAVGRRIITRPGSAQVIRYAFEMARRKGLKKLACGHKANIMKLTDGLFLETFYEIAKEYPEIQSSDIIVDDLCMKLVSHPEIFQAIVLTNLQGDIVSDLCAGLVGGLGFAPSANIGDNISIFEAVHGTAPDIQGKNIANPTALLLSGISMLRYLGLTGHAATIENALLYTLEKGIHTGDFGDRATKSANTTEFADCIIANLGKHPSSGGAHGQPNFECKTNADFTPEKNKITVTDPNITEEILGVDVFVEFTGQPGELAEIAKSKLNDKFELIMISNRGTQVWPTGSVYTELVNQFRIRYEKPEGVELTQRDIFDLAAEVSDVVKVGSVEFLMKFGDKIGYSLAQGQ is encoded by the coding sequence ATGAAGACAAGAATAGCTGTAGCCAAAGGCGATGGTATAGGTCCTGAAATAATGGAAGCCGTACTTAATATTTTTGAGGCGAACGAAGTACCTCTTGAGTATGAATTTGTAGAAATGGGAAAATCTTATTTCGATGCAGGACACTCAACCGGTATGACCGAGGCCGCGAAAGCAACCATCGAAAATTTGGGCATCTTGTTTAAAGGCCCAATGGAAACCCCAAAAGGCAAGGGTGTAAAAAGTATAAACGTTACGGCCCGCAAAGTGTGGAATACTTATGCCAACCAGCGCGATTTTCGTACCCTTAACGGCGTACAAACCGTGTTTTCAAAAGCGGGTATCCAAATCAACATGACCATCATACGCGAAAACATTGAGGATACTTACGGTGGCATTGAGCACATGATCACAAATGATGTGGCTGTTGGTCGTCGTATCATCACCCGTCCGGGTTCGGCCCAGGTTATACGTTACGCGTTTGAAATGGCGCGCCGTAAAGGGTTGAAAAAACTGGCTTGCGGTCACAAGGCTAACATCATGAAATTGACCGATGGCTTGTTCCTCGAAACGTTTTACGAAATAGCTAAAGAATACCCGGAAATACAATCATCAGACATTATTGTGGATGATTTGTGTATGAAATTGGTGAGCCACCCCGAAATTTTTCAGGCCATCGTTTTAACCAACCTGCAGGGCGACATCGTGTCTGACCTTTGTGCCGGTTTGGTAGGTGGTTTAGGCTTTGCCCCATCGGCCAACATTGGCGATAACATCTCGATTTTTGAAGCCGTACACGGCACCGCACCCGATATTCAGGGCAAAAATATAGCTAACCCAACTGCATTATTGCTTTCGGGTATATCAATGCTGCGTTACCTGGGCTTAACCGGCCATGCCGCAACCATCGAGAATGCATTGCTTTATACTTTAGAAAAAGGCATCCACACGGGCGATTTTGGCGATCGTGCAACCAAATCGGCCAATACTACCGAATTTGCTGATTGCATTATAGCAAACCTTGGCAAGCACCCATCATCGGGCGGTGCACATGGGCAGCCTAACTTTGAGTGCAAAACCAACGCCGATTTTACACCGGAAAAAAACAAGATCACCGTTACCGATCCTAACATTACCGAAGAAATTTTAGGTGTTGATGTTTTTGTTGAATTTACCGGTCAGCCAGGTGAATTAGCCGAAATTGCCAAAAGCAAACTAAACGATAAATTTGAGCTTATCATGATCTCAAACCGTGGTACCCAAGTTTGGCCTACCGGTTCGGTTTATACCGAGTTGGTAAACCAGTTCCGTATACGTTACGAAAAACCGGAGGGTGTTGAGTTAACCCAGCGTGATATCTTTGACCTCGCAGCCGAAGTATCTGACGTGGTTAAAGTAGGCTCAGTTGAGTTCTTAATGAAGTTTGGCGATAAAATTGGTTACTCACTGGCTCAGGGTCAATAA
- a CDS encoding DUF4932 domain-containing protein — translation MKHQTHLTCAIALFAATLTLNSCKSYDVTPRYTEKYITVNTGKIEAVAPESYELGLALLALTDAAKRDSSLIDTSTPYYKDFTAYFNKYKDHKAVLQLNAGLGSSRKLIEKYRNGLFAFKLVNGRFALKENYRIDNSKIQFKRYAGLLEDFYRDSKFEKFYADHQGTYKQLVQKAENYVSFENLKTTVNKDAKSFHVLVSPLMKGFPGIMDIKSEAFSETVIFPYLAPNGLIYQSK, via the coding sequence ATGAAACACCAAACTCATCTTACTTGTGCAATTGCACTATTTGCTGCAACACTCACTTTAAATAGCTGTAAAAGTTACGATGTAACCCCACGCTATACCGAAAAATATATTACTGTCAACACCGGGAAAATAGAAGCCGTGGCACCCGAATCATATGAATTGGGGCTTGCGCTACTTGCATTAACTGATGCAGCCAAACGTGATAGCAGTTTAATAGATACGAGCACACCTTATTACAAAGACTTTACCGCTTACTTTAATAAATATAAAGACCATAAAGCGGTGTTACAACTTAACGCCGGTTTAGGTTCATCGCGTAAATTAATTGAAAAATATAGGAATGGACTCTTTGCTTTCAAGCTTGTTAATGGCCGTTTTGCACTCAAAGAAAACTATCGCATTGATAACAGCAAAATTCAGTTTAAGCGTTATGCAGGGCTGTTAGAAGATTTTTATAGAGACAGCAAATTCGAAAAGTTTTATGCCGATCATCAAGGCACTTACAAACAACTGGTACAAAAAGCAGAAAATTACGTAAGTTTTGAGAACTTAAAAACCACGGTAAATAAAGATGCCAAAAGCTTTCATGTATTAGTGTCGCCTTTAATGAAGGGCTTTCCAGGTATCATGGACATTAAAAGCGAGGCTTTTAGCGAAACGGTTATTTTCCCATACCTTGCCCCTAATGGCTTAATATACCAGTCCAAATAA
- a CDS encoding threonine aldolase family protein, whose protein sequence is MMTVDLRSDTVTKPTPAMLEAMWNAKIGDDVFGEDESINELEAKAAAMFGMEAGLFCPSGTMTNQIAIKSFTQPLDELIADQTAHVYRYEGGGIAFNSAVSTRLLNGERGILTTEMIEPEINAENIHYPNTSLVVLENTVNKGGGKCYTLEQIAPIAALCKQRGLKLHLDGARIFNALVHTGDNAADYGKYFDGISVCLSKGLGTPVGSVLLADAGTIKYARRLRKVLGGGMRQAGFLAAAGIYALDHHVERLKIDHSHAHILADELRKCPWVSNIVDVETNIVLFDTPEPADVIVNRLAEKGVKCNSTDANRVRFVTHLDVHAKQIEYTVKVLSGLL, encoded by the coding sequence ATGATGACCGTTGATCTGCGCAGCGATACTGTAACCAAGCCAACCCCCGCCATGCTTGAAGCCATGTGGAACGCCAAAATAGGCGATGATGTGTTTGGCGAAGACGAAAGCATAAACGAACTGGAAGCCAAGGCCGCTGCAATGTTTGGCATGGAGGCCGGTTTGTTTTGCCCATCCGGCACCATGACCAATCAAATAGCCATTAAAAGCTTTACCCAGCCTTTAGATGAATTGATTGCCGACCAAACCGCTCACGTTTACCGTTATGAGGGTGGAGGCATTGCCTTTAACTCGGCGGTATCTACTCGTTTGCTCAACGGCGAGCGCGGTATATTAACGACCGAAATGATAGAGCCTGAGATTAATGCCGAAAACATACATTACCCCAATACCAGTTTGGTGGTTTTAGAAAACACCGTGAACAAAGGCGGCGGCAAATGCTATACCCTTGAGCAAATTGCCCCCATTGCTGCGCTATGTAAACAACGCGGACTAAAACTTCACCTGGACGGTGCCCGCATATTCAATGCCCTTGTACACACCGGCGATAATGCTGCCGATTATGGCAAGTATTTCGACGGTATTTCAGTTTGTTTATCAAAGGGATTAGGTACCCCGGTAGGCTCGGTTTTACTGGCTGATGCGGGTACCATTAAATACGCACGCCGCTTGCGCAAGGTTTTAGGCGGAGGTATGCGCCAGGCAGGTTTTTTGGCGGCCGCCGGTATTTATGCTTTAGATCATCATGTGGAGCGTTTAAAAATTGACCATAGCCATGCACACATTTTAGCCGATGAACTGCGGAAATGCCCGTGGGTAAGCAACATAGTTGATGTGGAAACTAATATCGTATTGTTTGATACTCCGGAACCTGCCGATGTTATAGTGAACAGGCTGGCCGAAAAGGGTGTGAAGTGTAATAGTACTGATGCAAACCGTGTGCGTTTTGTAACTCATCTGGACGTGCACGCTAAACAAATTGAGTATACGGTAAAGGTATTGAGTGGATTGTTATAA